Proteins from a genomic interval of Hyphomicrobiales bacterium:
- a CDS encoding RidA family protein: MGEIERRLRELGLELPRRPPKAVANYLAGVEVGEILYLSGTIGTVIDENDEDVLPIKGKLGRDISVEQGYESARYVALNHIAMMKAVLGNLDRIVRIVKMIGYVHAAPGFQQAPWVLDGASDLFVAVLGPERGSHARAALYQNEMTYDAPIEIEMTVQVRP, encoded by the coding sequence ATGGGCGAGATCGAGCGGCGACTGCGCGAACTTGGCTTGGAGCTCCCGCGCCGTCCGCCCAAGGCGGTGGCCAACTATCTGGCCGGCGTGGAAGTGGGCGAAATTCTTTATCTTTCCGGAACCATCGGCACGGTCATCGACGAGAATGATGAAGACGTGCTGCCGATCAAGGGCAAGCTCGGGCGCGATATCAGCGTTGAGCAAGGGTATGAATCAGCGCGCTACGTCGCCCTCAATCATATCGCCATGATGAAGGCGGTACTCGGCAATCTCGATCGCATCGTCAGGATTGTCAAGATGATCGGCTATGTCCACGCGGCACCTGGGTTCCAGCAGGCGCCGTGGGTGCTGGACGGTGCTTCCGATCTATTTGTCGCGGTCCTGGGACCAGAGCGCGGTTCGCACGCGCGGGCAGCGCTTTATCAGAACGAGATGACCTATGACGCGCCGATCGAAATCGAAATGACGGTGCAGGTTCGCCCCTAA
- a CDS encoding LysR family transcriptional regulator — translation MITPPQFRYFLEVARAGSIRAAADRLHIAPSAVSRKIRQLERDLGARLLERRARGVILTEAGTVYARYALDAVHSLQRVQSELELLRGLQRGHIGIAAVEGVIADLLAPVVAQFRRKFSGITFSITVRGTDEVARAVRDGNTDIGLAFYAEPHENLQFVERSPDPICAVLAPDHPLALRTSLYLTEVMSEPLAIPVSSFGIRHMIDAECQNLSRQISPVLETNSIETMRGFARDGAGITFLTRISVWRDLSAGRLVAVPMSDASFRKATIDLIVMAGRDLPLAAGEFVDFLRGKMVRLAHQRSAIP, via the coding sequence ATGATCACACCACCTCAATTCCGCTATTTTCTGGAAGTGGCCCGCGCCGGCTCGATCCGCGCGGCGGCGGACCGGCTCCATATCGCGCCGTCGGCCGTCTCCCGGAAAATCCGGCAACTGGAAAGGGACTTGGGCGCTCGCCTTCTGGAACGCCGCGCCCGCGGCGTGATATTGACGGAGGCAGGCACCGTCTACGCCCGCTATGCATTGGATGCGGTCCACTCTCTCCAGCGCGTCCAGTCGGAACTCGAACTGCTGCGGGGGCTGCAACGTGGCCACATCGGCATTGCCGCGGTCGAAGGCGTCATCGCCGACCTTCTCGCCCCGGTGGTTGCGCAGTTCCGGCGCAAGTTCAGCGGCATTACCTTTTCCATCACGGTTCGCGGCACCGACGAGGTGGCCAGGGCAGTACGCGACGGAAACACCGACATTGGTCTCGCTTTCTATGCAGAGCCGCATGAGAATCTGCAATTCGTCGAGCGGTCGCCGGATCCGATCTGTGCTGTTCTGGCGCCGGACCACCCCCTGGCACTACGCACCAGCCTTTACCTGACCGAGGTCATGAGCGAGCCGCTGGCGATTCCGGTGAGCAGCTTTGGCATCCGCCATATGATAGACGCGGAGTGCCAAAATCTGAGCCGCCAGATTTCACCCGTGCTGGAAACTAATTCTATCGAGACGATGCGTGGCTTTGCCCGGGACGGAGCGGGGATCACTTTTCTGACGCGCATTTCCGTCTGGCGCGACTTGAGTGCAGGGCGACTCGTAGCCGTACCGATGTCCGATGCCTCATTCCGTAAGGCCACCATCGATCTAATCGTGATGGCCGGACGCGATCTGCCCTTGGCCGCGGGAGAGTTCGTCGATTTCCTCCGGGGGAAAATGGTACGGCTAGCCCATCAGCGCTCTGCAATACCATGA